TGAGTTCATTCAGCTTTGCCACATTCTTGTCATCCATAACTATATGAGACAAAATGCAAAGCCAAAGAATTGATTACAACAGCGTTCCTGAGGAGCTGCTTTCACAAAAGatcaaacgtgtgtgtgtgtgtgtgtgtgtgtgtgtgtgtgtgtgtgtgtgcggagcAGGTTGTTTGCATGCCACACTTAATTGGATCCCTCATGATCCCACATCCACATGCGCAAACCGTGGTTCAGGAAACTTGTGCAGAACTTACGCCCTCCAACTTTTTTGCGGAGTTCAGCATAGCAGATGAGACCGTACAGTTCCTGAGAGGATTTTTTTAGCACTCTGGTGTACACTGAGGAGGAGAGAAAGGACAAATCACCACACAGATGCTGCGTGTGATGGACAAAGCATTTGTACGCAAGATAAAGGTATCGGGACAGTAATATTGATGGAAGCAGGGCAAAGGAGTCATGAGCATCTGGAGTACTCATCGTGCATTACACTTTCCAAATACAAGTGGAaaagtgatgatttttttttttttcaactagcAACTCTGTCATGTCATTGTGAAGACTGTATttacacaaaaatacagtaactgcATCTCCCCatgtacaaatgtatttgtaaaataataataagaataagatgTCTCCCCCAAAACAGTAGCACGTGCCAAAGCAGCAGGTGGTGCTATAATCCCACCCATTTTAGCCAATTACACGAGTACGGAAAAATATTAGCTAAACtgcatttggaaaaatattcacCCTGACggcagttttttaaaaagtcgGTTTTCAGTGGCCCAAAACAATTTGCCAAAATTCCAAAATGCATAAAATCATATTCAATGTTGTGCAGACATGGTCCGAAGTCATTTagggaaaaaagacaataaacaaaaataaataaaataaataaataacatgctCCAGTTTAGTGTTAAACTGTCACCGTACCATTGGCAAAGTCAATGTGCTTGGAGATCTTGTGCCACGTGCGGTAGTAGAAGTGGCGGACCTGTTCCTTGtttttcaccatgtttgctgGCTTGCCTCTCTTCTTGTACTTCATGGCAATGTTGTTCTGGATGGCCTCGAAATCCTTGCCATGCTGGAGAGGGGGATTATATAAATACATGAGAAGGCCCATTTAATGGAAAATGACACTTCCACATCCTACCTCATAGAGCCCTTCAAAAAAGCTGTTTTTATCCTCTGCGCTCCAAGATTCCCACTGCCGACGGGCCCGCTTTTGGTTACCAGCTTGCTCCTCCTTCTCAGCAGGTCCTTGGCCCTTGGTGGTCTTGGAAACTCCTCCCGTAGACCCGGCCACGGGCCCAGACTGTCCCACTGCACCCTGGGAAGAGGTACCGTTCTCTGCCCCTATAACGCACAGACATCCATAAAACAGTCAAGGTTGAACCAAACTTCTAGCATAACTAGAAAAGGGTGTATTTGTGTGAGGTAATTGAAGCACATAATCGGTCGAAATGTTCTAACTGGGGTTTAGCTCTGGCAGAAAAGCAAGAAAAGCAAACCGGTCCCTTTGGCCAAGTCTACAGCACACAGGTCCAAAACCAACTCCGGGTGGGCTTCAAAGGCCAAATTTGGCCAAGAATAAAGCACAAACAGAAAAAGAGGGAGTTGGTCACTATGTGTGAACCTCAGAGACGCTAAACTAGACGCGTCGCTCTCGAAATAGATGAGCACCAATATAGCATCAATGAACATACCTTTGTCAATTCATTGACACTTGGGCAGtccctaaaaaatattttctttttgccaGCAACTCAAGAAATAGGACAAAATACCATCCATGCTTTAAATGCTTCCTATGGCCATACAAATGCACTTTTATTGAGAAAACTTACAACCATAATGTCTGGCCGCATAATTATGACCACGTGCACAAATCAAACACATGACAGGCATGAAAGTTATCTTTACACAAATACTAATGCTTGGCTTTGATTAATTCTGTCAGAGGCTTTAAACAGctcatttattgttgttgttattcatCAAATCATATTGCGAGCTGGTTCTACCTCATTTAGTGACATGACAGTCAAGTGATTACACTCAACTCTCAGATTGATGCGGCTCTACAGCATTTgccgacaacaacaacactgaaaatatttctacaTTACCACCGCAATACTGAGTATTATTTTCATTACtaatacacctttttttttttttttttgcatcggATCCCATTTACTTGAGATGATCAGAAATGTTGCAGTGTATGTGTTTTTTGCATGACAATACACAACAGAAATATGGCTGTTAATTATCTTTATAATCAACAATGTGTGATAGGAAAATGCAGCAtagtcacattttgttttcccccaaaaCCACTTTGCATTCACTACCAAATTTTGACAACAgcatgaggatgatgaaactGCCTTTATCTTTCTGTTAGCATCCTTGAGACCCCTTTTGCTTTGGTGGAAATGATGTCAAATCTTTCATGAGACGCCTGCATTTCCCCGCACAGCGGAAAGGGCCCCCCTTTTAACTTGTAGACTCAAAACTAGTGGGGTGACAATGCGAGTTTTAGATGAGTGACTTGTGGCCGGGATTACGAGATGAAACACTTGAGGCACACTCGTGTTTGATGTTACCTTTCGATTTGGCCCCGCCATGGCCGTTGATGGTCGAGCCGATGGAATCCTTCCGGATCCTTTTGCTTGGAGGTCGAACGCTGGATCGGAGAAAATGATGTTGGTCGGGACACGGGGTGCCGGTGGGCTCCGCCGAGGGCTGGGTCTGCTGGCTAGAACCCGAACCGGGGCTGGGAGTAGTGGGTGCCGGATTAAGAATTTCCACTCGCTCGTCTCCCTTTGTACTGCGCTCCTCGGTCGCCTGCTCTCCGCTCTCCTCCTCGTCGCAACCGTCGGCTTTTCTGGACGGATTCGTCGTCCCATCGACACCGATTCCCTCCCTGGAGCCCGGTGTCATGCTGCCGCAACACACACAGTCCCAAAAGATACGTGAGGAGCAAGGCGGAGAGCAAGAGGAACTTCTAAACGCGACGTTTGCTGTCTCTCAACATGGCCGCcgctgtttgtttcaaatccccTCTCCATTCCCGACAAAACAACACCAAATATATTCATTTAAAGCATCCAAATAAATTTTCCCTAACCACCCACGCGTTGCGGGAACTGGCGCGAGTGTTTACTAGCCGTCCGAGTGTTGAAATTTGCCATTTTTATTGCCGAATATCAACTAAATTCAAATGCGAGCGCTTTTCAGTTTAGCGCCGTGCAGAAACGACAACGAGAACCCGTCGGTGCGTTCGACCTCGATCTAAAGTGTTTCTTTCCAGCGCAATTATACCAAATGTCGTGCTCTTCGGAAGTGGCCGACGTCTTCTTTCTCTTCACCATGGGTCCGCCCGGTTCGTCTGGCAATAAGTGATCGAATTGGGCATAATCGAAGCCAGCACGGTCTCGTCGCTCTCTGCTGCTCTGCCGTCGTCCAGCTCCGACTGAGGCGACAACTCTGCGCAGTTCGACTGCTTCTCCAATCAGTCATATTACTCAATGCTTCCACACTACAACTCGTCGAAACTTTTACAGCCACCGCGACAAAGTCGCATTCGCAGCAATATTCATCACCGGCGCGCTAACTTGACCTCATTCGCCACGGTAATACTTTAATAAACCTTACAGCCCTTGGCACGTCGCTACGTCACCGTCTGCCTGAAGACGTGCCGTCTACTCATCCATATTTCTTCCATATACATCCCGGCGATGTTTGATCTTGTCCATCGCAATCTCATTTCCAATTGTACTGTTGGCACACTTGGAATTTCGTCTCGAAATCAAAACGTTGTGCGAGAGCATCAACATCAACCACCTCGCGTGCTACTCCTACATCGGCAAAGCGATGTTCCAAAGTTCTCCTGGCGCATTTTAGCTTAAAGTTGAATGAACGCCGGTGCTTTTATTTGAGATGCGGATGTTCTCATGATGAAGCAACGACGTATCACGACAACgacaaaaaaacagactgtGATGAACGGCCATGGGTAGTTTTAGGTTGGAAAGGGACAAGAAATCGCCTCCCTTCAGCATTAGACACGACCTTTAAATTGCTGTTCTCTCTCGTCTGCAAGCCAGCCGAGTAATAAATGACATCGCCCTCAAAACAACTCCAATCTACTTTGTTGGGACGCAATAAACTGTAGCCTCCATCTTATAACTCGGGTGGGAAACTCGTGGAATCAACATGAAATAATGTGACAATACATCCGTTTTTATTTTAACGCTCCAATATGCTCTTTGTGACTTCAGGTGCATTTCAAATTGAGCAGTTATACTTGCACGTACTGTATTCACAGTAATACTAACTCAAATATCTTGTGAATGCAAATTAGCTCGTAGTTTTAGGATCGTTGATAAGAGGCTGAACAATACGTTACATATGAGACGTGACAGCGTTTTAAAGGAGTCGGGCAATTAGTTTAAGTGGCCATTGTTATAAATAAGAGTATGCATAAAGTATATTACAGTCATCTCCATTCATAACGTTATTCCTAGCATACCGGCTAACATCGCCAGCTAGCGTTAACACTAcgtgactgttgaaagtcatgCCTCCACCATATCTGTTCGTGTAAAGTGTCTCCTTAAATAAGTACAGCCAGTCGCTTCTCAGAACAATATTACATGTTTAGGAAATTACCTGCAGTAAAAGTCCGAATGTGGCGTTTCCATTCGATGTCCGACACAGCCTATATGGGCACAGATATGACACTTCTTCATGTGGCTTGCTTGCTACTCCACGCGCTTTGGCACGCCCACTACAACTCGAAAACAaatcctgtgattggttgggtAATCCACGAGGACCGCGGTTAAAACTTGATTGACGCGAAGCTCCACCAATTGATAACCACAAATGCCAAGCGACGGAccaattgtatttcttttcctGTCGtgtcttttaaataaataaaataaaataattgttaattattgtttttttaagtaccAAAATTGCCAACGAtaaaattatttgttatttaattttggcCAACATTATCGTGACGAAGGCGAATTTTCTGTAGTCATGCGTCATGACAAATGATGATTGACATTAAATACAAACGATCTACTATGtaacgaatgaatgaatcaacatGATACATATGTGTctgttatatttatgtttataaATTCCAAACTATATTATAAAACATATTAGGTTAATCATTAGTTGTTTTTGTGCTGGCCATGCGCAACACTGCTACTTGTACGAAGAAATCTCCGACTTACCGAGTGGGAAATCCGACTTCAGAGGGGGTTCCATTTGAAACTTCTAAGAACTCGGAAATTACGGCTTCTGAGTTCAAATCGAACACAAGGTAATCCTTGTTGAgatgcagtggtgggaagttcGGAAGCGTattggattctttttttctgtggggGGAATCAATTGTCGCGGGTGTTCGAAGTGTGTCGATAATTCAGAAAAAACCCTCCGaaaaactgggggggggggggggggggggggggaattgtcgaaagcagaaaacaaaaaaactcagaaaaaaaccaacaattatcccgaaaaacagaaaataaatactcagaaaaatagaaaatagtaaacgtgtgtgtgtgtatatatatatatatatatatatatatatatatttatacacacagatatatattatacacacacacacacactgcatactgtaatgccctcagaTGTGGTCAAATATGGATGACAcagttgcagatttttttttttttttttttttacttccatcatgagttgaatcagtactttggTCTTTCTACAAAGGTACAGGTATATgaacttctacttaagtacagactgtgagtacttttgtttaaaaaaaaaaaagacgaatgGTGAATAGTATTGCTGATCGTTACAGCGGGCTGTCCTGTGATCCCAAACAAGCGCATCCCATCCCAGCAGCTCGGCAAGTGAGCAGTCATATTGCGCGGTGTCGCTCTCGCGATGACTGACACTCTTCGCAAAGGAGCTTGGGTGGGAGCAGACGAGGCGAGGAGGAACTTACAAGTCGCCCAGTTGGCAGAGTGACGAAGTTGTCTTCGGAAACTTGAAGGCTCCCAACTTAACCCACAATGACTTCGACGAACATGTTTCAAGGCTTTGACAGTGGGTCAAAACCAAGCTCAAGGTGAATAATAAATAGTGTAGTGTGTTGAAGCCTAATAGAAGCTTCGGTAACTCTAATCTAGCTCAGCTCATGTGAGTTACAGATACGTCGTAGCGTTTGATATAAGTGTTATTCCCCCTCCCCTCCAAGTATGATACCAGTATTGTTTCTGTACCTTATCTTTTGTTTGGTTCAGCGAGAGCTGCCGTGTTATAAAGTTGCCTTGGCGAGCAAATGTTGAGCTTTTATGCTAAGGGAGCAGGCGTTGTCTGCTGCGCCTGCGGAAGTGTGAAGCTCCTCTCTCGCCTTTGTGCTAGCTGCGATGGCTACGCGGCTACATTGTTCTCGTGAAATGGTATGCGTATGGAAGCTACATTTACCTTGGTCAGCTCTATTGTCTCCTAGGCCCATGTGcatcttgtttttctttgggaCCTTGACAAAGTCTCGCAAATTTTTCTTGACAAATGGCGCCCTTTCCGACCATATGATCATGTTTGTCTGTCAGCGTGGACGGACTGCAATGTTAACTGCCCATTCTGATTTAGCATTCCAGTGTAGCATACAGCAGTGCTTCACAATATAaagccaaggcacatagaaaaatctcacggcgcaCCACCAAATGTTGTTACAAAAGCGTATGTGTGTGTCGAAATAATGCACGTTggcagtggaagagcatttaagaGACATGCCTGCCCCTATATGTTGTTGGCAAAGATAGAGAAACAAGTATGCATTACTTGTGGTGACAATGTAAGTAATGCCAGACCAATTAAGAGAAACACACTTGcccacctgatgatctctcacagcacagtggttgggaatcactgacatacagtacaggatGGGGAACTAAGCCCTGCAGCAAATAGTGAAAGTCTGCTAGTAATTGACACTGGATGGTATCGAAATGAAACTCAACTGACTTCAACTTACTGCACTTCCTTGGCACCGAAATaccacaaaatggcagcaaataTTATTgtgtaaatgaagctcctcaaatcacttcaacaaAATCCTTGCCACCtagatggcaccaaagtaaGACTTTTATTGCTTTAGCCTGAGCACAAATATAGCGAGTAGGTGAGGTTTTTCAGCAAAAGGATGgaggataggttaaaaaaaaatcagcaacgTGGTTCACTATATATGAATATTCCATCGCAATTCATAAACGCACATCAaccaaaataaatgtcacaCTACATAGTTGCTAGGCTTTGATAGTCCTTGTATGTATTTCGAAACCCACATTAAAGAGGTGAGACTTCATATAATTGGATTGGAAACCTAATTCCCTTTGAAGTTGAGCTAAGAGCGTGTCCTCTGCAGGGTGCTGCGGCCTCCCGGTGGTGGCTCCAGTAATCTGTTTGGTGGCTACGAAGAGGAAGTCCCACAGTCCAGAAGACCAAATAAGATGGCCTCTAATGTGTTTGCCTCACCAGAGGAGCCCCAGAGTGCACCCAGGCGCTCCAACCCTCCAGGTGAGACGCGCGTATAATTGATGTGGGGAAGTGGCAGTGTGTGAAAACTGTTACTTTCATGTGATAATCTCTGCATAGACATTTCCACTGTTCTCCTCTTGACCCTAAACTGTAGTTTTGCTAAGCGTTTTCCCAAGTTAGCGCATGGTATCTATAAGTCATGAGTCATCAATATGAGACTTTGTGCAAAGTGTGACCTAATGTGACTAATGATAAAGAAGTCATATCTTAACATGCACATTAAACGCATGGTTGAACAAAGGCCGTTGCAGGAAATTTCCCAATGggaataataatttatattgaattcattcactgccagccctcgcAGTTAAAattgatatttgacttctaaagccgtcaatggcagtgaatgtgttaataatttaaCATTAACTCTCATAGTGTAAACATATATTAACCAATGTTGATATTCACACAGTGCCTAACGTGAATGCTAGGTTAAAGACTAGGTACTACTCTCTGGTCACAACCAAAATTATAACACCATTACATGATGACGTGATGTCAGAATCACAGAGGTTTAAACTCTGATGTCTTGTGTGACACCCGGCATAGTTTcagttccaaaaatgaaattataatttAGCGTCAGGGGCAATCttattacagtatatgtatcggggtcctcggtttacgatgaAGCCCCCTTCCTATGCTGGCGATGTAACCCATATTTCTGTCAAAACGTGCCATAGTCTATAACTTCATGCAGTCctgaagtcataattacagtacatatttaaatgaaaaacactttgaGGTTCCCctaataaggataagcggtatataaaatggatggaaggaacgTCTAGGCCAGGCttgtaaaacaaatgaaatgaaaaactcTAAGCATGGCAgtggtaactgagcgtgccatCTTGTCGCGTGATGATGTTTGTAACCTCgaaatgttgtgtattttaatCCCTCGTTAAGTAaccaaacatgacattttgccATGGTTGTGTATAATGGACAACAAATTGGttgaaggaaggaaaaaaaggaaatatgcCATTAATACTCTGTGACGTAACACACATATTGGTGTCGTGTAGGTGGGAAGAGCAGTGGAATATTTGGGGAACCTGAACCTCCAGTCCAACCACAGAGACCCCTTCCCCCAGGTGGACCAAGCAGCAACATATTTGGGTCTGGGGATAGTGCAGATGTCCACAGCCAAAGCCACCCAAATAAGCCAAAGGTGACGTCTACTCAATATTTTAATATCACCTTCCCCCGCTGACTTAGCATGTCCAGCTTGTTCAGCGATGTTTGCCATTGATTTATGATTGAAAGTCCATTTGAAATATGCTGAGTGTCCTAGTGCAGTGCTGCGGGTTCCCTCAAAGGTCAATAGTTTGTTATTGCCAAATgccatacaaataaagttttgagttttaattgttctctttttttttttttacaggacaaTATATCTGTCGGATCTGTACCTAAATCACCAGGTGAGCGCCTTCAGACAAAGCTATTaagatatgtacagtatatcagttTTGTACAGAATTTTAAAACATCTATGTATTTATAAAGCTGAATGTTGTCATTATCTTGCCTGTGtcataaaatcacaaaaactAAGAAATATTCCAGCTTTCACATATTATTCAATCAGTATTTTCTACTCTACTCCAGAATATTTCCCTTAATGTGGGAATTGCTAATTAGATTTCTCCATACAGATAAATGTTATTTAGACGGGTTGAAATGCTAGAAAAATATGTACTGCAAacatgaaaatttaaaaaaaatggccaaattttagattaaaaaattttgttttcacaagAATTCACCTATAATTGAGTGTAATAATCATTACAATTCTCATTGTTCTCGTGTTTACTGAGAAAGAGATTGATGTGAAGTgtattataaatgtattattatttttagatacAGCTTAATTTTCCACAGTAAACTTTGTTGTGCACTGTTAAGAACCCAGATTTAGTCCAATGACTGAACCTCCATTTATCACAGTGGATATGTTCCAGTCCCACTCGCGATGTAGGGAGGGAAACTATTTTAACCTCTCCCACATGCTTTGAATGCATTTAAACATATCAAAAAACACCTATTTAAAGTATTTCTTAGTGCCTCTTCTCACTCTCTTGCCCGCACAGTTCACCAGATAAGAGACCAAGCATGCTTGCCTCAAGCTCTTTGTTGCACTCAGTTGACATGTATAACAAAATAGAACACCAACATTTTCAACCAACCCATATAATTTTGCCTAACAACCTAACCCAAAGAAAGTCCTCTAACTTAATGTTACATACATAGTACATAacaccattgacatgctaacag
This Phycodurus eques isolate BA_2022a chromosome 16, UOR_Pequ_1.1, whole genome shotgun sequence DNA region includes the following protein-coding sequences:
- the jpt2 gene encoding jupiter microtubule associated homolog 2 codes for the protein MTSTNMFQGFDSGSKPSSRVLRPPGGGSSNLFGGYEEEVPQSRRPNKMASNVFASPEEPQSAPRRSNPPGGKSSGIFGEPEPPVQPQRPLPPGGPSSNIFGSGDSADVHSQSHPNKPKDNISVGSVPKSPATEIKVSSPEVKVIKPEVKEQIGSPAVVLAEEEPTAPPAAAAAPPPAAAPPAAPEPTSSSSSPPPPHDMKNYEPHLGPKPRSHNRVLNPPGGKSSVVFY